The following proteins are co-located in the Alcaligenes faecalis genome:
- the benB gene encoding benzoate 1,2-dioxygenase small subunit gives MHATYHSICAFLYREARLLDDRQWDEWLECYSPNAQYWMPCWDDDDQLTEDPHSEISLIFYPNRNGLEDRVFRIKTERSGASTPEPRTAHMLSNIEILAEREGQVDVRYNFLTMNHRYRVTDQFFGTIYLTLSSQEQGWLIEQKKVVLKNDYIRQVIDVYHI, from the coding sequence ATGCACGCAACGTATCACTCGATTTGCGCTTTCCTCTATCGCGAAGCCCGTTTGCTGGACGATCGTCAGTGGGATGAATGGCTGGAATGCTATAGCCCCAACGCCCAATACTGGATGCCTTGCTGGGACGATGATGATCAACTGACCGAAGATCCGCACAGCGAGATCTCCTTGATCTTTTATCCCAATCGTAACGGTCTGGAAGATCGGGTGTTTCGCATCAAGACCGAGCGTTCTGGTGCTTCTACGCCGGAGCCGCGTACTGCTCATATGCTCAGCAATATTGAGATTCTGGCCGAGCGCGAGGGACAGGTGGACGTCCGCTATAACTTTTTGACGATGAACCATCGCTACCGGGTGACGGATCAGTTCTTCGGCACCATTTATCTGACTTTGTCGTCTCAGGAACAGGGCTGGTTGATCGAGCAAAAAAAGGTAGTGCTCAAGAACGACTATATCCGTCAAGTGATTGATGTGTATCACATTTAA
- the benC gene encoding benzoate 1,2-dioxygenase electron transfer component BenC gives MNSYRIALNFEDGVTRFVDCGEHEKVLDAAYRHQINLPMDCSDGVCGTCKCQAESGQYEQGDDYIEDALTQEEADKGLVLTCQMIPKSDCVIAVPISSGVCKTAVAKWQGQVSECRQYEDAAYELKIDAADEALPFLPGQYVNITVPGGQAHRSYSFSSAPGGPRLSFLIKQVPGGLMSSWLAAQPLGQQVEMTGPLGGFYLRQVTRPLLFLAGGTGLAPFLSMLEVLVQQGCTQAVHLVYGVTRDQDLVMLAELDSYTQRLPGFSYTTCVVDPESRHERKGYVTQHLDPAHWHEGQVDVYLCGPPPMVDAVSQFIDAQAHAPMNFYYEKFITSQ, from the coding sequence GTGAACAGCTATCGTATTGCGCTGAATTTTGAGGACGGTGTCACCCGTTTCGTGGACTGTGGGGAACACGAAAAAGTGCTGGATGCCGCGTATCGCCATCAGATCAATCTGCCTATGGATTGCTCGGACGGGGTGTGCGGCACTTGTAAATGTCAGGCCGAAAGTGGTCAGTATGAGCAGGGCGATGACTATATCGAGGATGCCCTGACGCAAGAGGAAGCGGACAAGGGTTTGGTTCTGACCTGCCAGATGATTCCCAAGTCGGACTGCGTGATTGCTGTGCCGATTTCATCGGGTGTGTGCAAGACCGCCGTGGCTAAGTGGCAGGGGCAGGTATCGGAATGCCGTCAGTATGAGGATGCGGCTTACGAACTGAAGATTGATGCGGCCGATGAGGCCTTGCCTTTCCTGCCTGGGCAGTACGTGAATATCACGGTGCCCGGCGGGCAGGCGCATCGCTCCTATTCCTTCAGCTCTGCGCCGGGAGGGCCGCGTTTGAGTTTCCTGATCAAGCAAGTGCCGGGCGGCCTGATGAGTTCCTGGCTGGCGGCGCAGCCGCTAGGTCAGCAGGTGGAAATGACCGGACCTTTGGGCGGTTTTTATCTGCGTCAGGTAACGCGCCCCTTGCTGTTCCTGGCCGGTGGCACAGGCTTGGCGCCGTTCTTGTCCATGTTGGAAGTCCTGGTCCAGCAAGGCTGTACGCAAGCTGTGCATCTGGTTTATGGCGTCACGCGTGATCAGGACTTGGTGATGTTGGCTGAGCTGGATTCCTATACCCAGCGTTTGCCCGGATTCAGCTACACCACCTGCGTGGTCGATCCAGAATCCCGCCACGAACGCAAAGGCTACGTCACCCAGCACCTGGATCCGGCGCATTGGCATGAGGGGCAGGTGGATGTGTACCTGTGCGGGCCACCCCCCATGGTGGATGCGGTCAGCCAGTTCATTGATGCGCAAGCCCATGCCCCCATGAATTTCTATTACGAAAAATTCATCACCAGCCAATAA
- a CDS encoding 1,6-dihydroxycyclohexa-2,4-diene-1-carboxylate dehydrogenase produces the protein MTAPVRFHQKVAIVTGAAQGIGRRVAERLQAEGAWVLAVDRSELVRELADEAVLTLEVDLETVEGAQAAAQAALDKWGRIDVLINNVGGTIWTRPYEHYTPTQIEAEIRRSLFPTLWSCHAVLPSMQKQGSGAIVNVSSIATRSINRVPYAAAKGGVNALTASLAFENAQRGIRVNAVSPGGTEAPPRRIPRNTQNQEDPQEAIWYQQIVDQTVSSSLMKRYGSLDEQAASILFLASDEASYITGTVLPVGGGDQG, from the coding sequence ATGACTGCGCCTGTGCGTTTTCATCAAAAAGTGGCCATTGTTACGGGCGCAGCCCAAGGCATTGGTCGTCGTGTTGCCGAGCGTTTGCAGGCCGAAGGGGCTTGGGTGCTGGCCGTAGACCGTTCGGAACTGGTGCGGGAACTGGCCGACGAGGCGGTCTTGACGCTGGAAGTGGATCTGGAAACCGTTGAAGGTGCGCAGGCCGCAGCCCAGGCGGCGCTGGATAAGTGGGGGCGTATTGATGTTTTGATCAATAACGTCGGGGGCACGATCTGGACGCGTCCTTACGAACATTACACGCCGACGCAGATCGAGGCCGAGATACGCCGCTCCCTGTTTCCAACCCTGTGGTCCTGTCATGCCGTGTTGCCCAGCATGCAAAAGCAGGGGAGCGGGGCCATTGTGAATGTGTCCTCGATTGCCACTCGCAGCATCAACCGCGTGCCTTATGCCGCGGCCAAAGGGGGCGTCAATGCCTTGACCGCCTCTTTGGCTTTCGAGAATGCCCAGCGCGGCATTCGGGTCAATGCTGTTTCACCCGGCGGGACCGAGGCACCGCCACGGCGCATTCCTCGCAATACCCAGAACCAGGAAGATCCCCAGGAAGCGATCTGGTATCAGCAGATTGTGGATCAGACCGTGTCCAGCAGTTTGATGAAGCGCTACGGCAGCCTGGATGAACAGGCCGCCAGCATTTTGTTTTTGGCCTCGGACGAGGCGTCCTATATCACCGGCACTGTCTTGCCAGTAGGAGGCGGCGACCAGGGCTGA
- a CDS encoding MFS transporter, with the protein MNTREVNEVIEQARFGRFHWMVMSLCALLLIFDGYDLFIYGVVLPVLMDEWNLTPVQAGALGSYALFGMMFGAFVFGPLADKIGRKKGVTICFALFSLATFLNGFASSPTEFGVYRFLAGLGCGGLMPNAVALMNEYSPKRSRSTLVAIMFSGYSLGGLLSAAIGIYMLPRFGWQSMFFCAAIPLLLLPFIVWKLPESLAFLMRQGQEEKARRIVQALAPEMGVSQDTVLTLNEQKQTGVPMLDLVKEGRLLGTLMIWVAFFCCLLMVYALGSWLPKLMANAGYSLGSSLSFLVALNLGGMFGAILGGWLGDRFSLPKVVAWFFLVSAVSITLLGFKSPTLVLYVLIVIAGATTIGTQILLYANTAQFYPLSMRSSGLGWASGVGRIGAIAGPFLGGTLMAAKLPLQMNFMAFAVPGLIAMLAFLVFLASSRSSPKVAFNAVVG; encoded by the coding sequence ATGAACACACGAGAAGTTAATGAAGTGATTGAGCAGGCGCGCTTCGGGCGCTTTCACTGGATGGTGATGAGCCTGTGCGCCTTGTTGCTGATATTCGATGGCTATGACCTGTTCATTTACGGCGTGGTCTTGCCGGTGCTGATGGACGAGTGGAATTTGACGCCGGTGCAAGCCGGGGCTTTGGGCAGCTACGCCTTGTTTGGCATGATGTTTGGTGCATTTGTATTCGGGCCGCTGGCAGACAAGATTGGCCGCAAAAAAGGCGTGACGATCTGCTTTGCCTTGTTCAGTCTGGCTACATTCTTGAATGGTTTTGCGAGTTCACCGACCGAGTTTGGTGTGTATCGCTTTCTGGCTGGCCTGGGCTGTGGCGGCTTGATGCCCAATGCCGTAGCCTTGATGAATGAGTATTCGCCTAAACGTTCGCGCAGTACCTTGGTGGCGATCATGTTCAGTGGCTATTCATTGGGCGGCCTGTTGTCGGCGGCGATCGGTATCTACATGCTGCCGCGTTTTGGCTGGCAGTCCATGTTTTTCTGTGCGGCCATTCCGTTGTTGCTGCTGCCTTTCATTGTCTGGAAGCTGCCAGAATCGTTGGCGTTTCTGATGCGTCAGGGGCAAGAGGAAAAAGCACGGCGTATTGTTCAGGCTCTGGCCCCTGAAATGGGCGTGTCTCAAGATACCGTTTTGACTTTGAATGAACAGAAACAGACGGGCGTGCCCATGCTGGATCTGGTCAAGGAAGGGCGCTTGCTGGGCACCTTGATGATCTGGGTGGCGTTTTTCTGCTGCCTCTTGATGGTCTATGCCCTCGGTTCCTGGTTGCCTAAACTGATGGCCAATGCGGGCTATAGCCTGGGTTCCAGCCTGTCCTTTTTGGTGGCCTTGAACCTGGGCGGCATGTTTGGTGCGATTCTGGGTGGTTGGCTGGGAGACCGTTTCAGCTTGCCTAAAGTGGTCGCCTGGTTCTTTTTGGTGTCGGCGGTGTCCATTACCTTGCTGGGTTTCAAGAGCCCGACGCTGGTGCTGTACGTGTTGATCGTGATTGCCGGTGCCACCACCATTGGCACGCAGATCCTGCTGTACGCCAATACGGCGCAGTTCTATCCCTTGTCCATGCGTTCTTCGGGCCTGGGTTGGGCGTCAGGAGTAGGGCGAATCGGTGCCATTGCCGGGCCTTTCCTGGGCGGTACCTTGATGGCGGCGAAGTTGCCCTTGCAGATGAATTTCATGGCCTTTGCCGTACCGGGACTTATCGCCATGCTCGCGTTTCTGGTGTTTCTGGCATCCTCGCGTTCATCACCTAAAGTGGCTTTCAATGCTGTGGTAGGTTGA
- a CDS encoding LysE family translocator, protein MTASSFLLFLPACFALNMAFGPNNLLSMTVGAKQGVSTALVAAMGRLVAFAIMIVVAALGMGTLLMVSETAFTVVKLAGAAYLIWLGIKVLRASGKTSAEQTEVSKKDIWGLVRQEFFVAIGNPKAILIFTAFFPQFVDMNNYWASFMTQGVIFLLLEVIAIAAYAYVGTRLSGVMQNARGLRWVNRISGSMMIGFGVILAMARRS, encoded by the coding sequence ATGACCGCCAGCAGTTTTTTGTTATTTTTACCCGCCTGTTTTGCTCTGAATATGGCCTTCGGCCCCAACAACCTGCTGTCCATGACGGTAGGGGCCAAGCAAGGCGTGTCGACTGCCCTGGTGGCGGCCATGGGGCGTCTGGTCGCTTTTGCCATCATGATTGTGGTGGCGGCCTTGGGAATGGGAACCTTGTTGATGGTCTCGGAAACGGCCTTTACCGTGGTCAAGCTCGCGGGGGCGGCGTATCTGATCTGGCTGGGCATCAAGGTACTGCGTGCCAGTGGTAAAACGTCAGCAGAGCAGACTGAGGTGAGCAAAAAAGATATCTGGGGCCTGGTGCGTCAGGAGTTCTTCGTGGCGATTGGTAATCCTAAGGCCATTCTGATTTTCACCGCCTTCTTCCCGCAATTTGTGGATATGAATAACTATTGGGCCAGCTTCATGACACAGGGTGTGATTTTCCTGCTGCTGGAAGTGATCGCGATTGCGGCGTATGCCTATGTGGGGACCAGGCTGTCCGGCGTGATGCAAAATGCGCGTGGTCTGCGCTGGGTGAACCGCATTAGCGGCAGCATGATGATAGGTTTTGGTGTGATCCTGGCCATGGCGCGACGTTCCTGA
- a CDS encoding PEGA domain-containing protein, protein MTGVKTLFVLCFPLLLGACSSIAVTYHSDPEGATVVCNGNVYGETPLTIRYALSDDDKRIGVLYTDSCYAQWLSGYRVSYSNRVHLPRIPVFGYQMAKRPLGDGYAQDADYGLRVQTLRQLRAQQEENRRLMQEQLREQRKTNCLLQGKSKC, encoded by the coding sequence ATGACGGGCGTCAAGACCTTGTTTGTTTTATGTTTTCCCCTGCTTCTTGGCGCTTGCTCCAGTATCGCCGTTACTTATCATAGCGACCCCGAAGGAGCCACTGTCGTTTGCAATGGCAACGTCTATGGTGAGACCCCACTGACCATTCGCTATGCGCTTAGCGATGACGATAAGCGCATAGGAGTTCTTTATACGGACTCTTGTTATGCGCAGTGGCTCAGTGGATACCGGGTTTCGTATAGCAATCGGGTGCACCTTCCCCGGATTCCGGTTTTTGGCTATCAAATGGCCAAACGTCCTTTGGGAGACGGTTATGCACAGGACGCGGATTACGGTTTGCGGGTGCAGACCTTGCGGCAACTGCGCGCGCAACAAGAAGAAAACCGTAGATTGATGCAAGAGCAACTTCGAGAGCAGCGTAAAACCAATTGCCTGCTGCAGGGGAAATCAAAATGCTAG
- a CDS encoding DHCW motif cupin fold protein translates to MDIQNLPFCTVNWSDITPTEHKGETGMALWRTQQFGPIRVRMVEYSPGYLADHWCVKGHMLLCLEGKLDTELKDGRCFTLEPGQSYHVADNAEPHRSSTQTGAKLYIVD, encoded by the coding sequence ATGGATATTCAGAACCTACCCTTTTGCACCGTCAACTGGTCTGACATTACGCCCACTGAACACAAAGGCGAAACAGGCATGGCCTTGTGGCGCACCCAGCAATTTGGCCCCATTCGCGTACGCATGGTGGAATACAGCCCCGGTTATCTGGCCGACCACTGGTGCGTAAAGGGCCATATGTTGCTGTGCCTGGAAGGCAAACTTGATACTGAACTGAAAGACGGACGCTGCTTCACCCTGGAGCCAGGGCAGTCCTACCATGTGGCTGACAATGCCGAGCCGCATCGTTCCTCCACCCAGACGGGCGCCAAGCTCTACATCGTCGATTAA
- a CDS encoding SPFH domain-containing protein, translating into MSGSFTFMVVLAFLAVIVVMAGVKVVPQGQQWTVERFGRYTRTLTPGLSLLVPFMDRVGRKLKMMESVLDVPSQSVISRDNVAVTADGVVFYRIDNAAQAAYEIDHLELAIVNLTTTNLRSVLGSMELDHMLSNREVINDRLLAAVDAATTPWGVKVTRVEIRDLNMAPELQEAMNLQMTAERHRRAAVTKASGQKEAEVLQAEGEKQAAVLRAEGEKQAAILRAEAREREAEAEARATREVSEAIKSGDVQALQYFVGLKYVEALREVGTGPNSKLVLMPLEASGITGAVAGVTELLKTTANKAGQG; encoded by the coding sequence ATGAGTGGCTCCTTTACTTTTATGGTGGTATTGGCGTTTTTGGCCGTGATCGTGGTGATGGCGGGGGTCAAAGTTGTGCCCCAGGGTCAGCAATGGACAGTTGAGCGATTTGGTCGCTACACCCGCACCTTGACACCAGGCTTGTCCTTGCTGGTGCCTTTTATGGATCGCGTGGGCCGCAAGCTCAAAATGATGGAGTCTGTGCTGGATGTGCCTTCGCAAAGTGTGATTTCCCGCGACAACGTGGCGGTGACAGCGGATGGCGTCGTGTTTTATCGCATTGACAATGCGGCCCAGGCTGCCTATGAGATTGATCACTTGGAACTGGCCATTGTGAACCTGACGACCACGAACCTGCGTTCGGTTCTGGGTTCGATGGAACTGGACCATATGCTGTCCAACCGCGAAGTCATTAACGATCGTTTGCTGGCGGCAGTGGATGCGGCCACCACACCTTGGGGGGTGAAAGTCACTCGCGTGGAAATCCGTGATTTGAATATGGCGCCTGAGTTGCAGGAAGCCATGAATTTGCAAATGACGGCAGAGCGCCATCGTCGTGCTGCCGTGACCAAGGCCAGTGGCCAGAAAGAAGCGGAAGTGCTGCAGGCTGAAGGCGAAAAGCAAGCAGCCGTATTGCGTGCTGAAGGTGAAAAGCAAGCTGCTATCTTGCGTGCTGAAGCGCGTGAACGTGAAGCCGAAGCTGAGGCCCGCGCCACCCGTGAAGTGTCCGAAGCCATCAAGAGTGGTGACGTTCAGGCCTTGCAGTATTTTGTTGGCTTGAAGTATGTGGAAGCCTTGCGTGAGGTGGGTACAGGCCCGAATAGCAAGTTGGTGCTGATGCCTTTGGAGGCAAGCGGTATTACTGGTGCAGTGGCGGGTGTGACCGAGCTGCTCAAGACCACCGCTAACAAGGCGGGGCAAGGCTAA
- a CDS encoding NfeD family protein yields MLILSFIFDSFWYWLVSGVVLVAAEVLISGVYLLWLGLGALTVGLFAAVWPDAPSWLQWLILAVAMLGWVVVGVRWQRRSRSNQPDILNTGLSAYVGAHAQVSEGFVNGRGRIRLNDSYYSATATRNLEQGAAVVVLAVEGAEMRVQAVEQDK; encoded by the coding sequence GTGCTGATCTTGTCATTCATTTTCGATTCCTTTTGGTATTGGCTGGTGTCTGGTGTCGTGCTGGTCGCCGCCGAGGTCCTTATTTCCGGCGTCTACCTATTATGGCTGGGCCTGGGGGCCTTGACGGTGGGCTTGTTTGCCGCCGTCTGGCCGGATGCTCCCTCCTGGTTGCAATGGCTGATTCTGGCCGTTGCCATGCTGGGCTGGGTGGTGGTCGGTGTGCGCTGGCAGCGGCGCAGTCGGAGCAATCAGCCCGACATTCTGAATACCGGCTTGAGTGCTTATGTTGGTGCTCATGCTCAGGTTAGCGAAGGTTTTGTAAATGGCCGGGGACGTATTCGGCTGAACGATAGTTATTACAGTGCTACTGCGACCCGGAATCTGGAGCAGGGCGCTGCGGTTGTGGTCTTGGCAGTAGAAGGTGCTGAAATGCGTGTTCAAGCTGTTGAGCAAGATAAATAG
- a CDS encoding class I SAM-dependent methyltransferase, which produces MMNNRYGKLASLVYHLDKPVGRSFGDVEYYLERLRGTSGPILEPAVGTGRILIPLLQAGLEVSGFDLSQEMLDYCQRELDLRSLNSQIQLAGFTDFTADRLWEAIVVPAGSFQLLDSFEQGMAALRRFHANLKPGGRLLLDLDPVAAIVNVHPGMRTWSAPPHGLITLNATALDKDYCAQVSREMHRYELWEHGVLLETQLEQFSLRWWGVQELRMALEQVGFGEIVISGGYQYGKTPQDTDGIISFEARKL; this is translated from the coding sequence ATGATGAACAATCGCTACGGCAAGCTGGCTTCTTTGGTGTATCACCTGGATAAGCCGGTAGGACGCTCTTTCGGGGATGTGGAGTACTACCTGGAGCGTCTGCGAGGAACAAGCGGGCCAATTCTGGAACCCGCAGTAGGCACAGGGCGTATTTTGATTCCCTTGCTGCAAGCGGGGCTGGAGGTCAGCGGCTTCGATCTGTCGCAGGAAATGTTGGATTACTGCCAACGTGAATTGGACCTGCGGTCTTTGAACTCACAGATTCAACTGGCCGGTTTTACGGATTTCACAGCAGATCGTCTTTGGGAGGCGATCGTGGTGCCGGCCGGCTCTTTTCAACTACTGGACTCGTTTGAGCAAGGCATGGCCGCGCTACGCCGTTTTCATGCCAACCTGAAGCCAGGTGGACGGCTGTTGTTGGATCTGGACCCGGTCGCGGCGATTGTCAATGTGCATCCCGGTATGCGGACCTGGTCGGCCCCTCCGCATGGACTGATTACCCTCAATGCCACCGCTCTGGACAAAGATTACTGCGCCCAGGTAAGCCGTGAAATGCATCGCTACGAGTTGTGGGAGCATGGTGTCTTGCTGGAAACCCAGCTGGAACAATTCTCGCTGCGCTGGTGGGGTGTTCAGGAACTGCGCATGGCGCTGGAGCAAGTGGGCTTTGGCGAGATTGTTATCTCCGGCGGGTATCAGTACGGCAAGACACCGCAGGACACTGACGGAATTATTTCGTTTGAAGCGCGCAAGCTGTAA
- a CDS encoding WG repeat-containing protein, producing METVRDMSNGIGSCVDTGTATATATATATATATATATAIAGLQAVGLGSGRRMLSALSAFILVLQPVFSPAAQGQSLIQDEQGWVYVNERGEAVLRPFIYDNGPDYFEEGLARFVAKGKMGFHDQSLKIWIPARYDFAFPFVEGKAKVGMNCKLISHGEHRSVHCQHWGNISNPLTAPKDQPEN from the coding sequence GTGGAAACCGTACGCGATATGAGCAATGGCATAGGTTCATGCGTGGATACTGGTACGGCAACAGCAACAGCAACAGCAACAGCAACAGCAACAGCAACAGCAACAGCAACAGCAATTGCAGGATTGCAAGCTGTTGGACTTGGATCCGGACGACGGATGCTTTCAGCCCTATCTGCTTTTATATTGGTTCTACAACCTGTATTCAGCCCCGCCGCACAAGGGCAAAGCCTGATACAGGATGAACAAGGCTGGGTTTATGTAAATGAAAGGGGCGAAGCAGTTCTGCGCCCCTTTATTTACGACAACGGCCCCGATTATTTTGAAGAGGGTCTGGCTCGTTTCGTCGCCAAAGGGAAGATGGGCTTTCACGATCAATCACTGAAAATCTGGATTCCGGCCCGTTACGATTTTGCCTTTCCTTTTGTGGAGGGCAAAGCCAAGGTTGGTATGAATTGCAAGCTCATTTCACACGGCGAACACCGTTCAGTTCACTGCCAGCACTGGGGAAATATTTCCAATCCTTTGACAGCACCAAAAGATCAGCCCGAAAACTAG
- a CDS encoding DUF333 domain-containing protein produces MKKWGILGLVGVLSACANQASTQPPVGIANPASAYCLEKGGRLDIVNTPTGQVGMCTLPDGTVIEEWELMRRDHPSAKS; encoded by the coding sequence ATGAAGAAATGGGGAATCCTGGGACTGGTTGGCGTCTTGTCTGCTTGCGCCAATCAAGCCTCGACACAACCACCCGTGGGTATTGCCAATCCGGCCTCGGCTTATTGCCTGGAGAAGGGCGGGCGTTTGGATATCGTCAACACACCAACAGGGCAAGTGGGCATGTGTACCTTGCCGGATGGCACGGTGATTGAAGAGTGGGAGCTGATGCGCCGTGACCACCCTTCGGCAAAGTCCTGA
- a CDS encoding carbohydrate kinase family protein, with product MQLVVIGSITVDIVVSGMPAELARGDKQEVGSIDLYPGGGALNATASFMGQGESVRLLGALGRDGLGARLRSQIKQLGIDVSSMQICPDQLTGKAIVLVEPSGSASVLARRGANACLRVQAQDLQADLIYVAPLALQPMESVAQALAERRDTSACLVVNPSVACLQHQGQGFKQVYARADVLGLNAVEAQMLAGVQDADIQLELSIQEAYELARHVQHHSRQAVLITLGVQGAVLAFNGQQYVQPASKVMVRSTVGAGDAFLSSFALAWKRGLKPSEALDLANQAAAARLGQWAANTFPPLFGQSAEDILAL from the coding sequence GTGCAGCTTGTCGTAATTGGCAGTATTACCGTTGATATTGTGGTCTCAGGCATGCCAGCCGAGCTGGCGCGTGGCGACAAGCAGGAAGTGGGTTCGATCGATTTGTACCCCGGAGGTGGTGCGCTGAATGCGACAGCCAGCTTTATGGGGCAAGGCGAGTCGGTTCGGCTGCTGGGGGCGCTGGGTCGAGACGGCCTGGGGGCGCGTTTGCGCTCACAGATCAAGCAGTTGGGAATAGATGTCAGCAGTATGCAGATCTGTCCTGATCAGCTCACCGGTAAAGCCATTGTCCTGGTCGAGCCGTCCGGCAGTGCTTCGGTGCTGGCACGACGTGGGGCAAATGCCTGCCTGCGTGTCCAGGCTCAAGACTTGCAAGCAGACCTGATTTATGTGGCTCCCTTGGCCTTGCAGCCTATGGAAAGTGTGGCGCAGGCCTTGGCGGAAAGAAGGGATACCTCAGCTTGCTTGGTGGTCAATCCCAGTGTGGCGTGTTTGCAGCATCAAGGCCAGGGGTTCAAACAGGTCTACGCACGCGCAGATGTGCTGGGTTTGAATGCGGTGGAGGCGCAAATGCTGGCAGGCGTTCAGGACGCTGATATTCAACTGGAATTATCCATTCAGGAAGCGTACGAGCTGGCTCGACATGTGCAACATCATTCCCGGCAAGCTGTGTTGATTACCTTGGGTGTGCAGGGGGCGGTGCTGGCTTTCAATGGACAGCAGTATGTGCAGCCTGCGAGCAAAGTCATGGTGCGTTCAACAGTTGGGGCCGGGGATGCGTTCCTGTCCAGCTTTGCCTTGGCCTGGAAACGGGGCCTGAAACCGTCAGAGGCCCTGGATTTGGCCAACCAGGCAGCGGCAGCACGGTTGGGACAGTGGGCGGCCAATACGTTTCCGCCTCTGTTCGGGCAAAGCGCGGAGGATATTCTGGCTTTGTGA